The proteins below come from a single Synechococcus sp. WH 8101 genomic window:
- a CDS encoding photosystem I assembly protein Ycf3, with product MPRSNRNDNFIDKSFTVMADLIVKLLPINARAKEAYVYYRDGLSAQNDGDYAEALENYEESLKLEDNPIDRGETLKNMAIIYMSNGEEERALETYQKALDENPKQPSCLKNMGLIYEKRGRTAEEEGRRDDADRWFDRAADVWTQAVRLNPGGYLDIENWLKSTGRSNVDVYF from the coding sequence GTGCCCCGCAGCAATCGCAACGACAACTTCATCGACAAAAGCTTCACGGTGATGGCCGATCTGATCGTGAAGCTGCTGCCGATCAATGCACGCGCGAAGGAGGCCTACGTGTATTACCGCGATGGTCTCTCGGCCCAGAACGACGGCGATTACGCCGAAGCTCTGGAGAATTACGAAGAGAGTCTGAAGCTGGAGGACAACCCGATCGATCGCGGCGAAACCCTCAAGAACATGGCGATCATCTACATGAGCAACGGCGAGGAAGAGCGGGCGCTGGAGACCTATCAGAAAGCACTTGATGAAAACCCCAAGCAACCGTCCTGCCTCAAGAACATGGGCCTCATCTACGAGAAACGGGGCCGCACGGCGGAAGAGGAAGGGCGACGCGACGACGCCGACCGCTGGTTCGACCGCGCCGCCGATGTGTGGACCCAGGCCGTGCGCCTCAATCCGGGTGGCTATCTCGACATCGAGAACTGGCTCAAGTCGACGGGCCGCAGCAACGTGGATGTGTATTTCTGA
- the radA gene encoding DNA repair protein RadA: MSRSRSFFVCQSCGAQTRQFFGRCNSCGSWNSLVEQAAPKSDGRRRRASADPATTPTARRSMAIDALADQPLQRLASGYGELDRVLGGGVVPGSLVLVGGDPGIGKSTLLLQSAAAMAVQRSVLYVSAEESAAQVKLRWQRLQDPVGVEAVQSLQLLAETDLELVLEELEALQPDVAIIDSIQALHDGELSSAPGSVAQVRECAAALQRLAKRQNTALLLVGHVTKEGVLAGPKVLEHLVDAVLTFEGDRFASHRLLRAVKNRFGATHELGVFEMRGQGLAEVGNPSELFLSGDQASGVATIVACEGTRPLVVDLQSLVSTTSYASPRRTATGIAVNRLHQILAVLEKHMGLPLSRFDCYLAVAGGLEVEEPAADLGVAAAVVASYRDLTLPAGTVLLGELGLGGQLRPVTQLELRLQEAARLGFRRAVVPRGSGLGAAAAALDLELLEAARITEALVLALGVDPADDRA; this comes from the coding sequence GTGTCACGGTCGCGCTCCTTCTTTGTTTGCCAGAGCTGCGGGGCCCAGACCCGTCAGTTCTTCGGTCGCTGCAACAGCTGTGGGAGCTGGAACTCCCTGGTGGAGCAGGCTGCGCCCAAATCTGACGGCCGTCGCCGGCGGGCTTCCGCCGATCCGGCGACCACACCGACAGCGCGCCGGTCCATGGCCATCGATGCGCTCGCGGATCAGCCTCTGCAGCGCTTGGCGAGTGGCTATGGAGAACTGGATCGCGTGCTCGGCGGTGGCGTCGTGCCCGGTTCTCTGGTGCTGGTGGGCGGCGATCCCGGCATCGGCAAGAGCACCTTGCTGCTGCAGAGCGCTGCGGCGATGGCTGTGCAGCGCTCGGTGCTCTACGTGAGTGCGGAGGAGTCTGCGGCGCAGGTGAAGCTGCGTTGGCAGCGCCTGCAGGATCCGGTGGGGGTGGAGGCCGTTCAGAGCCTGCAGCTCCTGGCCGAGACCGATCTCGAGCTGGTGCTCGAGGAACTGGAGGCGCTGCAGCCGGATGTGGCGATCATCGACAGCATTCAGGCCCTCCACGATGGGGAGCTGTCCAGCGCTCCGGGCTCCGTGGCCCAGGTGCGGGAGTGCGCCGCCGCTCTGCAACGACTCGCCAAACGCCAGAACACGGCCCTGTTGCTGGTGGGGCACGTCACCAAGGAAGGGGTGCTGGCCGGGCCCAAGGTGCTCGAGCATCTGGTGGACGCGGTGCTCACCTTCGAGGGGGATCGCTTCGCCAGCCACCGGCTGCTGCGGGCCGTGAAGAACCGCTTCGGTGCCACCCACGAACTGGGCGTGTTCGAGATGCGTGGGCAGGGCCTGGCGGAAGTGGGCAATCCGAGCGAGCTGTTTCTCAGTGGTGATCAGGCCAGCGGTGTGGCCACGATCGTGGCCTGCGAAGGCACACGGCCGCTGGTGGTGGATCTGCAGTCGTTGGTCAGCACCACCAGCTATGCCAGTCCGCGCCGCACCGCCACCGGCATTGCTGTGAATCGCCTGCATCAGATCCTGGCGGTGCTCGAAAAGCACATGGGGTTGCCCCTCTCGCGCTTCGACTGCTATCTCGCCGTGGCCGGCGGGCTCGAGGTGGAGGAACCGGCCGCGGATTTGGGGGTAGCGGCCGCCGTGGTGGCCAGTTATCGCGATCTCACCCTGCCGGCCGGCACCGTGTTGCTGGGGGAGCTAGGGCTCGGAGGCCAGCTGCGTCCGGTGACGCAGCTGGAGTTGCGCCTGCAGGAGGCGGCCCGACTCGGCTTCCGGCGGGCCGTGGTGCCCAGGGGCAGCGGACTCGGCGCTGCAGCGGCGGCCCTGGATCTCGAACTGTTGGAAGCGGCTCGGATCACGGAAGCCCTGGTGCTGGCTCTCGGCGTGGATCCGGCCGACGATCGCGCCTGA